GGCTGCCtcattctttccctttttcttagtGTGCGCGCAAAAtgctaaaaccctaaccctaatcatGAAAATCAGAACCTTTGGGATGGGGTTTCTAGTGAAATCAGAAATGGCGATGATTCAGAGGAAAACGACAGTGTGCTGAGACTGAGAACGGTCTGTTGATCgtaaaaattgttttattttttgcaCATAATAAGAGCCATGTTCTATTGCGGGCGCCTTGTTACTGAGGGCTCATAATGCATTTGCGATCGTCAAAGTAGTACAATCCAACGCCtcgaattattttttttgttttttcacgCAAATAATTGGGGGAAAAAAAGAGAAGTAGAATCCATAGGACACTTCACATCTTATTCACTGAATTATATAAGCTTTCAGACTTTGAAGTATTTTAAATGATAACACAGTGTAAAATTAAATTTACttgattttttaaagaaaatttgagacaaattttaaattcaattaacAAAACACAAAACGCTTATTGCTTATAGACCAAATCTTTTGCAAAATCTGCAGCAGCTCCATGCAAGAGAAATATATCATTTCCAATCTAAATTTTctgaatttaatattatataatttggtaGTAAGGGAATTTCGTTAGTTCTTGTATGATTTAGCTATGAAGCAACAAATGTATCCAAAACTACTCAACTGCTGTCTCACCTTCATAGCTCAAATTACAAACAAATACTATTTCACTTAGATTTGGGTTCCTAGCATCATAAGGTGTAGGAAAAATTCATCCTGTCCTACTTCTACTTGCATAAACAAAATGCCCTCTTTGACAGGCTGCCTAGGAGTCCACTTTCTCCTCAAGGGATGGCGTAAGCCGCATCCTCTTTGCTGCTGGTTGCTGGGATAACTCTCCCAGAGAATCATTGACAATGACGGCCTCCTTGTTTTCAGCCACTTCAGAATCTTGATTCAATTGTTGCATCCTCTTTGCTGCCGGTTGCTCAGATAATTCTGTAAGAGAATCATTGACAATAGCCTCCTTGTTTTCAGCCACTTCAGAATCTTGATTCAATGGTACAGCCACCATACTAGGATTTTGATCTGATAATAACATTGAGTTATCTTTAGACGGTAGGTCGTCAATAATTGTTTGCACTTCATCACAACTAGCCTCATTCTCAATCATGTCGGAATCCCGATCCAACTGGTTCAGCACCGTACCGAGAGTTTGATCTGATGACACAGTTTTATTATCTTGAGACTCCATGTTCTCAACCATTTTGGAATCCACATCTAACTCGTTCACTGCTGCACCAGGATTTTGATGCAACACAACAGACGAGTGAGTTTTGGAAGGAAGATCCGCATCTTCAGTTTTATCATGAATCTTGTCAGTGTCCTCAGAAGCTCCAGGGACATCAGTGATGGAAGTCTCCAGCACCTCAATGGAGGCGGGCATGAAACCTTTCTTCAGACACTCAACATTTTTTACCGATTGAGATTGTTCCTGATCTGTATCCCGTTTTTCAATCAGAACTACACTATTCTCAATCGGGTTATTTTCAATAATCCCAATATCATCGTCATCATCAGAGGTACAAGATGTTTCATGCGATGTGTCAACTTTGTTCTCTCCTATCAAGGAAATTCCAGGATTCCATGAACTGCCCATGACAAAACCACTCGATGAATATGGAACTTCACACGCTTGAGACGTGATTCCAGTGAATTGCGGAAAACTGGTTTCTCCAGAAGCTAAATATACAAACTGTTGACCAGTTTGCACGTCTTCTTGCTGAAAATAAAACAGCTCTCTCTTATTTGAATTTAGAAATAGAAGATTCACTGACATAATACTAAATTACCAAGCCAACTTAGAACACTGAATATGATACAAAGGGAGAAGCCCCTCCTCTATTCCCCAATTTCTCACTGTAATAGAAGCATTTCCCCTTTTTATCTTGTGCATAAGAATGTCTAAATATATAGAGCAAGAAGGTAGCAAGGAAGAAATTAAGTAGATATAAATATAATGCAGCAAATGCATTTAGACCTAATTGGACCAAACAAATGATTATAAAAAACATGATGATTCAATACCTCTCTAGGTGATACAGCTCCATTCATATTGTAATATGACTGCTGCTGGTCAAAAGATTGAAATTGTCCAAGCAAAGATCCTGCGGTAACTCCAGGCTCAAAGAACTCCCTAAGAACCAAGCCAGAATCATTAACAGTCTCCACATTTCTCATAGAAGATGATGCTAACAGAGTCATTTCAATCCCTTGGCTCGCTTGGGAATTTAAATTCCCATGACAAGCCACTTCTGGGCTGACACTCTTTGGAACAAACTCCACACCTCCATTTTCAATCTCTTCTGGAAATCTAGAGGAATGAGGTTCATCACTGCAATCAGATGAACTCATTTCCCGAGAACGGATCTCTAGGAGTTCAAAGATTAACTTCTGGATGAGAGTGCGCTTTAGAGATGCTTCAGTAGGTGGGAACCAATCCAAATTAAGCTGGGAATGAAAACAAAGACaaaacaaaattacaaaactAAGGCTGATTACACAAAGCATATAACAATACTAGATTGATAACAGATAGTCACAATGTTATTACCAGCTTATCTTAAAGAAACATCTTAACTTATTTCCTGGTCCTAACTCCTAAGAACAAACTCGGAAACattttcatattaaaccatttacACTTCAATAGAAAACCTTAGATCACTTAAATAGCAAACTGGAAAGATATGGAGCACAATATAAAAAGgtacaaatttaacaaaattacaaaataaatataaaaaaggatgGAGCTTGGATAACAATTACAAACTTGAGCATCAATTGAGCTATGCATCAATTGAGCTATGCATCAAAATAACTGCGCAGACCACTTACAAAGTTGGAGAACTTGGTTATTTTGAATGGATTGAAGTTAGAAGGAGCTTCAGCTAAAAAGAGCTCCAGATAGTGGAGTAAGAACAGACCACAATCAAATGAATTCTCCTGCTGTGGCAGCTAATAATAAATGAACAAAATGTCAGATAAAAGGATTACGTAATATGCCATCAGCCTAGTGAAATGAAGCTTTGTTCTTCATAAGCTGGCATATTTAGTGTAAAAATAATTGTATTGCAAATAAATACATAGCATTCATCATGACATAGAGTGACTTGAGGCAGCACTACTGAAGTATTTTCACTCTGTACGCTAGA
The sequence above is drawn from the Gossypium hirsutum isolate 1008001.06 chromosome A05, Gossypium_hirsutum_v2.1, whole genome shotgun sequence genome and encodes:
- the LOC107957823 gene encoding probable ubiquitin-like-specific protease 2B isoform X1; this translates as MDNIPCLDVDAIDGDCSCDVTTPVASLGSDEKDCILKEGNPKLNVSPESKSTLSEQQADLVKDSHEPRCTFSDMEPRDSCPEVPSPGKRQLNCALSNSPLINKPVDMASDANESMAERSPTSPSSDVAEDDVSLNGDMSDHCFGHIPMDNLERTVVICPDYVLYQNDYHTGVSVIFSPSGVKIEGSTVSEHQRTFSFESRIDDIISINCRWFQRVGYMTLKMKVLSKVAIEAENACDTSADEELKFTVIDPRWSEKHAAIISLNFQYQALWNIMPDPLAEMDGDDSLVQRSYFPNFDEPFEEVIYPKGDIDAVSISKRDVDLLLPETFVNDTIIDFYIKYLKNQIQPEERLRFHFFNSFFFRKLADLDKDPSSISDGRAAFLRVRKWTRKLDMFGKDYIFIPVNFSLHWSLIVICHSGEVAGFEDEDLDKSSKVPCILHMDSIKGNHAGLKNLVQSYLWEEWKERHKETSEDLSSKFLNLRFVSLELPQQENSFDCGLFLLHYLELFLAEAPSNFNPFKITKFSNFLNLDWFPPTEASLKRTLIQKLIFELLEIRSREMSSSDCSDEPHSSRFPEEIENGGVEFVPKSVSPEVACHGNLNSQASQGIEMTLLASSSMRNVETVNDSGLVLREFFEPGVTAGSLLGQFQSFDQQQSYYNMNGAVSPREQEDVQTGQQFVYLASGETSFPQFTGITSQACEVPYSSSGFVMGSSWNPGISLIGENKVDTSHETSCTSDDDDDIGIIENNPIENSVVLIEKRDTDQEQSQSVKNVECLKKGFMPASIEVLETSITDVPGASEDTDKIHDKTEDADLPSKTHSSVVLHQNPGAAVNELDVDSKMVENMESQDNKTVSSDQTLGTVLNQLDRDSDMIENEASCDEVQTIIDDLPSKDNSMLLSDQNPSMVAVPLNQDSEVAENKEAIVNDSLTELSEQPAAKRMQQLNQDSEVAENKEAVIVNDSLGELSQQPAAKRMRLTPSLEEKVDS
- the LOC107957823 gene encoding probable ubiquitin-like-specific protease 2B isoform X2 codes for the protein MDNIPCLDVDAIDGDCSCDVTTPVASLGSDEKDCILKEGNPKLNVSPESKSTLSEQQADLVKDSHEPRCTFSDMEPRDSCPEVPSPGKRQLNCALSNSPLINKPVDMASDANESMAERSPTSPSSDVAEDDVSLNGDMSDHCFGHIPMDNLERTVVICPDYVLYQNDYHTGVSVIFSPSGVKIEGSTVSEHQRTFSFESRIDDIISINCRWFQRVGYMTLKMKVLSKVAIEAENACDTSADEELKFTVIDPRWSEKHAAIISLNFQYQALWNIMPDPLAEMDGDDSLVQRSYFPNFDEPFEEVIYPKGDIDAVSISKRDVDLLLPETFVNDTIIDFYINFFFRKLADLDKDPSSISDGRAAFLRVRKWTRKLDMFGKDYIFIPVNFSLHWSLIVICHSGEVAGFEDEDLDKSSKVPCILHMDSIKGNHAGLKNLVQSYLWEEWKERHKETSEDLSSKFLNLRFVSLELPQQENSFDCGLFLLHYLELFLAEAPSNFNPFKITKFSNFLNLDWFPPTEASLKRTLIQKLIFELLEIRSREMSSSDCSDEPHSSRFPEEIENGGVEFVPKSVSPEVACHGNLNSQASQGIEMTLLASSSMRNVETVNDSGLVLREFFEPGVTAGSLLGQFQSFDQQQSYYNMNGAVSPREQEDVQTGQQFVYLASGETSFPQFTGITSQACEVPYSSSGFVMGSSWNPGISLIGENKVDTSHETSCTSDDDDDIGIIENNPIENSVVLIEKRDTDQEQSQSVKNVECLKKGFMPASIEVLETSITDVPGASEDTDKIHDKTEDADLPSKTHSSVVLHQNPGAAVNELDVDSKMVENMESQDNKTVSSDQTLGTVLNQLDRDSDMIENEASCDEVQTIIDDLPSKDNSMLLSDQNPSMVAVPLNQDSEVAENKEAIVNDSLTELSEQPAAKRMQQLNQDSEVAENKEAVIVNDSLGELSQQPAAKRMRLTPSLEEKVDS
- the LOC107957823 gene encoding probable ubiquitin-like-specific protease 2B isoform X3 — encoded protein: MASDANESMAERSPTSPSSDVAEDDVSLNGDMSDHCFGHIPMDNLERTVVICPDYVLYQNDYHTGVSVIFSPSGVKIEGSTVSEHQRTFSFESRIDDIISINCRWFQRVGYMTLKMKVLSKVAIEAENACDTSADEELKFTVIDPRWSEKHAAIISLNFQYQALWNIMPDPLAEMDGDDSLVQRSYFPNFDEPFEEVIYPKGDIDAVSISKRDVDLLLPETFVNDTIIDFYIKYLKNQIQPEERLRFHFFNSFFFRKLADLDKDPSSISDGRAAFLRVRKWTRKLDMFGKDYIFIPVNFSLHWSLIVICHSGEVAGFEDEDLDKSSKVPCILHMDSIKGNHAGLKNLVQSYLWEEWKERHKETSEDLSSKFLNLRFVSLELPQQENSFDCGLFLLHYLELFLAEAPSNFNPFKITKFSNFLNLDWFPPTEASLKRTLIQKLIFELLEIRSREMSSSDCSDEPHSSRFPEEIENGGVEFVPKSVSPEVACHGNLNSQASQGIEMTLLASSSMRNVETVNDSGLVLREFFEPGVTAGSLLGQFQSFDQQQSYYNMNGAVSPREQEDVQTGQQFVYLASGETSFPQFTGITSQACEVPYSSSGFVMGSSWNPGISLIGENKVDTSHETSCTSDDDDDIGIIENNPIENSVVLIEKRDTDQEQSQSVKNVECLKKGFMPASIEVLETSITDVPGASEDTDKIHDKTEDADLPSKTHSSVVLHQNPGAAVNELDVDSKMVENMESQDNKTVSSDQTLGTVLNQLDRDSDMIENEASCDEVQTIIDDLPSKDNSMLLSDQNPSMVAVPLNQDSEVAENKEAIVNDSLTELSEQPAAKRMQQLNQDSEVAENKEAVIVNDSLGELSQQPAAKRMRLTPSLEEKVDS